A genomic window from Pecten maximus chromosome 4, xPecMax1.1, whole genome shotgun sequence includes:
- the LOC117325229 gene encoding protein wntless homolog: MAGVVLETLSWRKLITLGVFLLILQIVFFLIGAVIAPAPTHVISMTATKCLDRNAYRDKNKWFPPRGKDACESLQSLDPSDKKIQEEGITAEQIVFSFWIPWPRNGQQLKMHRYFQFLLAVLQLDIEHDPQVPIVDKAKLQMDIRLAASNKQDNGNWTLLASSIEDRNIDCDLTKKMDKGDIYDCDLLQLFELGSVHHHYYLVNIRLPTFPLKGINIDIGKIVDMHIHGIHQNGGFSFVWFSLKTAMFPMVLGILIWFWRRITQMCRPANLLERTLFALGIVMTILNCPIEWFTLAFDIPFMLLLNDIRQGVFYAMLLSFWIIFTGEHIMDQTERNRLSLYWKHLAAVVFGCLCMFVFEMCERGIQLKNPFFSVWTTPTGTNLALAFIILAGVAASCYFLFLCYMVVCVFKTISAKRMTLPSMSSLRRRFYMGLIYRFKFLMLVTLFCSAMTVIFFIISQLSEGQWKWGDEDLNIQYTSGFFTGVYGMWNVYIFGLLSMYAPSHKTVVEVDADENSQEESVQLTQLPSSSLPSETSALQAFVSKTAQD, from the exons atggcgggtgtcgtttTAGAGACTTTGAGTTGGAGAAAACTCATAACATTGGGAGTGTTTCTCCTGATCCTCCAGATAGTCTTCTTTCTGATCGGCGCTGTGATCG CACCTGCACCAACTCATGTGATATCAATGACTGCCACAAAATGTCTTGATAGAAATGCTTATAGAGACAAAAACAAATGGTTTCCACCCCGTGGTAAAGATGCCTGTGAAAGTCTCCAAAGTTTGGATCCAAGTGATAAAAAGATTCAAGAAGAAGGAATTACAGCAGAACAAATTGTCTTCTCTTTTTGGATCCCATGGCCAAGAAATGGACAACAATTGAAAATGCATCGTTATTTCCAGTTTCTTTTAGCTGTTCTGCAGTTAGACATAGAACATGACCCACAGGTCCCTATAG tgGATAAAGCCAAATTGCAGATGGACATTCGTCTGGCAGCTAGCAACAAGCAGGATAATGGAAACTGGACACTATTGGCATCTTCAATTGAGGACAGAAATATTGATTGTGACCTTACTAAAAAG ATGGATAAGGGTGATATCTACGACTGTGACCTACTTCAGCTGTTTGAACTTGGCAGTGTCCACCACCATTACTATCTTGTCAATATCCGCCTGCCAACATTCCCACTGAAGGGCATTAACATTGACATTGGAAAGATCGTTGATATGCACATCCAT GGAATTCACCAAAATGGAGGTTTTAGTTTTGTGTGGTTTAGTTTGAAGACAGCTATGTTTCCCATGGTTCTTGGTATTTTGATCTGGTTCTGGAGGAGAATCACCCAGATGTGTCGACCAGCAAACCTGCTGGAGAG AACACTGTTTGCCCTGGGTATAGTAATGACCATCCTGAATT GTCCTATTGAGTGGTTTACCCTGGCATTTGACATCCCGTTCATGCTCCTACTCAATGACATACGACAGGGAGTGTTCTATGCCATGCTTCTCTCCTTCTGGATCATCTTCACAGGGGAACACATCATG GACCAGACAGAGAGGAACCGCCTGTCTCTATACTGGAAACACTTGGCAGCTGTCGTATTTGGCTGCCTCTGCATGTTTGTCTTCGAAATGTGTGAAAG GGGCATCCAGTTAAAGAATCCCTTCTTCAGTGTTTGGACAACGCCTACCGGTACAAACTTAGCT CTTGCGTTCATCATTCTGGCTGGAGTTGCTGCAAGCTGCTATTTCCTCTTTCTGTGCTATATGGTCGTATGTGTGTTCAAAACCATAAGCGCTAAACGGATGACTCTGCCCAGCATGAGTAGTCTAAGGAGACGCTTCTATATG GGTCTCATCTACCGGTTTAAGTTCCTGATGCTGGTGACACTGTTTTGTTCTGCCATGACTGTCATCTTCTTCATCATTAGTCAGCTAAGCGAGGGTCAGTGGAAGTGGGGAGATGAGGACCTGAACATCCAGTACACTAGTGGATTCTTTACTG GTGTGTATGGCATGTGGAACGTCTACATCTTTGGATTGCTGTCCATGTATGCTCCATCTCATAAAACAGTTGTGGAAGTTG ATGCTGATGAGAATAGTCAGGAGGAATCTGTACAGCTAACACAGTTACCGTCATCAAGTCTCCCATCGGAGACGTCCGCCCTCCAGGCTTTTGTCAGCAAAACTGCCCAGGATTAA
- the LOC117325227 gene encoding synaptonemal complex central element protein 2-like: MLSPADNSIQTPGISENAETPECLNQELMKENQRVIECASPVLVTESGDQGSSSKCHTPNIVSNEMTREDIISAANALIDNLNNKRKRDTQLLDNFKKALELQVQRTCTMVEERMFHVYEEQGKVVQQKLQELFAGIERIAKTEAELAEFREALRLLYTDINASPE; this comes from the exons ATGCTGTCACCTGCAGACAATTCTATTCAAACACCAGGTATTTCCGAAAATGCTGAAACTCCCGAGTGCCTAAACCAAGAATTAATGAAAGAGAACCAGAG GGTCATCGAATGCGCATCGCCAGTGTTGGTTACTGAAAGTGGTGATCAAGGCAGCTCATCTAAATGCCATACACCTAATATAGTGTCAAATGAAATGACAAGAGAGGATATCATATCGGCAGCGAATGCACTCATAGATAATCTCAATAACAAACGGAAACGAGACACACAGCTCTTAGACAACTTCAAAAAGGCACTGGagttacag GTTCAGAGGACATGCACTATGGTTGAAGAAAGGATGTTTCATGTTTACGAAGAGCAGGGGAAAGTGGTCCAACAAAAGCTTCAAGAACTGTTTGCTGGTATAGAAAGGATTGCGAAAACGGAGGCCGAGCTGGCAGAATTCAGGGAGGCACTACGGctattgtatactgatatcaACGCCTCTCCTGaatga